GACTCTCTCCCCGAAGAAGAGAGAATGAGCTCTTTCAAAGCGTTGCTGAAAATGGCAAGGCCGATGGAAAGAAGAATACCGGAAATTAAGACGGCAAGCGAAAGGACAAAACCCCGGTTGGTTTTGAGCGAGTAGCGGGTAGCGGATATTCGTTTTCTTATTGTTTTATGTTTCCGGTTCATAGTTCGTGCTTCGCAACGATGCTTTTTTCTTACCAGTCAAGAAAATTCTCCTGAATGGTAAATGTTTTATTCAAGGGACCGCTATTCCACGAGATCGTCACGGAAACGCTGAACTCTGAAGAATTCACCGTTCCCGCGTGAATAGTCCTTGTGAATCTCGTATTCTCCCAGTTTGCGCCGGTCGTATAGGCGTAGAGCCCGTCCGTCGTGTGCCGATTGAGCACTGGGCATCCCTCTATCGGACACACGGAAAAACTTCCCGCGAGCGGATCCACGATGCACCCTTTGGCATCAAAACATGACTCAAGGCCGAGTGTCCAGTTGCTTTCCCCGGCCAGGGAATTATTGTCGCGGTGGTTTCTAATAAGCTCCGTTGCCTCTTGAGCCAGATAAAACGCCGTTATCTGATCGCGCGCGAATATTGCGGAAATAAGGCTTCTTGAGGCTATGGTGAGAGGACCTGTCACCGAAAGCAGGAGAACGGAAATGGCAACCAGCGCTTCCACCAAGGTGAACCCGCGGTTCCATTTTGAGTTTTGAGTTTTGAGTTTTGAATACTGCCTCATAGATACATCAATTTTCTCGCCTTACGATTCAATCTGTCTTTGGGAAACCGTTGTTTGAATGCTGAAGCTCGTTTTTGTTTTTTCTTTCAACCCGGCCGTTCCCCGTGCGGTAATAATAATGCGCGGCTGTTTCCCATCCGCGCCAACGCCGGTTACGTAAAACGCCAACCCTTCGATCTGCACTTCCGCCGAGGTTATGCCCCTGAAAATTCCTGCGTCTTTTCTGACTTGAATACTTTTAGTGCTTGCATCATATCTATAGGTTACGGTTGCTCCCCTTTGGTCAACAAAAGAGAGTTCCGTTCCTCCACCAAGACAATTACCAATGCCTTCGCATGTGTAATCGGTACCCGTGCGGATACTTCGCGACATGCTCTCTATGGCAAAGTTGAGATTGTCCATGACCGCTCGGAGCGAATTCGCCTTTCTGCTCGCGTCTGAAATCGTGAGCAACGCGCCGATGCTCACAAATATCACAATCGTGAACAAAGACACCGCAACGATCATTTCAATCAAGGTGAATCCTTGATTGGATTTTGGATTTTGGATTTTAATTTTGAATTTTGGATTTTGCATTTTAAATTTTGCATTCCGTTGAATAATTCCGGCTTACCGGAATTATTCAACGGAGATCTGCCCTGTTGTCCATACCACAATCGTCTTCATGTCCCCGCGGGGGGAAATAATGACAATCTCGGCGTCTGAAAACGTGCGATAATCTCCATCCGTTTCGCTATACCCCACAATGTTCGCGTCCGGATCGGGCCTGCGAAACGCCACGTGGAGTGACGAAAGACTGCAGTCGGCAGTCCCAGGGTTCTCTATCGTCCCCCCTGCCGTCTTAAGATTACCGCACAATAAATAAATATGCTCGGCACTTCGTATGGTAGACTGTTGCAGACACTCGCTGCCGGTTGATTTGCACACCGAAAGATCGTATCTCTGGTCGTCGTTCGGGTCCGCAAAGAGCGTGAAAGACTTGCTGGCAATCCCGGGTGCCGGAAAATAAACCCCATATCCCGGAAACACGGAGGCGCCGCTGTTATCAAACTCGCGTACGGAAAGACCGTATGTTTGCGCTTCGCGCACCGTAAGCGCGATCTGATGAGCCACATTTTCAAGAACGATTCTGCTGCTGAACTTCGGATAGTTCGCCAAAACAACGCTCGTTACCATGACAAAAATACTTATAGTAACAATGAGCTCAATAATGGTGAAACCTCTCTTTCTTTGAAGCTTTCTTTTTTGAAGCGCGTTGTGCATTATATTTAGAACCTATCTTGAGAGAAAGACGTCCGAGAGGCCAAGGACATCAATGTGGAAAAAGAAAACCAGAAGCGTGCCAAGAACCAGAAATGGCCCGAAGGGAATCTCACTTTTCATTGTAAACGTTTTACCCTTGAAAAACAATACGGTTATGCCGAAAAACGCGCCCATCCAAAATGCTAAAATGACCGCGGAGATAGAGCTATAGAGGCCAAGGAACCATCCGATACCGAGCGCTAATTTCGCATCGCCAAGCCCCATCCATCTGCCGCGAGACGCGAGCCACATAAAAGCAAAGGGGCTGGCCAGAATCGGACCGGCAAAAATATTCAAAACGTACGGGCCGCTCAACATGCGACCAGTGGGAATCCCTGTGTGGAACAAAAGCGCGACGAAAGAGAGTGCAGCAAAGGCGTACACGAAAGCGTCAGGGATGATCTTGTGTTTCCAGTCATATATGGTAATGACCACAAGGAGACTGATAACAATCCAGTAAAAAATAGTGTCTATTACGTCCACCACATTAAGAATGGGATACTGTAAACAGAAAACGAGCAAGAAGAGCGCGCCGGT
The genomic region above belongs to Patescibacteria group bacterium and contains:
- a CDS encoding type II secretion system protein, translating into MRQYSKLKTQNSKWNRGFTLVEALVAISVLLLSVTGPLTIASRSLISAIFARDQITAFYLAQEATELIRNHRDNNSLAGESNWTLGLESCFDAKGCIVDPLAGSFSVCPIEGCPVLNRHTTDGLYAYTTGANWENTRFTRTIHAGTVNSSEFSVSVTISWNSGPLNKTFTIQENFLDW
- a CDS encoding type II secretion system protein, with amino-acid sequence MQNPKFKIKIQNPKSNQGFTLIEMIVAVSLFTIVIFVSIGALLTISDASRKANSLRAVMDNLNFAIESMSRSIRTGTDYTCEGIGNCLGGGTELSFVDQRGATVTYRYDASTKSIQVRKDAGIFRGITSAEVQIEGLAFYVTGVGADGKQPRIIITARGTAGLKEKTKTSFSIQTTVSQRQIES
- a CDS encoding type II secretion system protein, producing MHNALQKRKLQRKRGFTIIELIVTISIFVMVTSVVLANYPKFSSRIVLENVAHQIALTVREAQTYGLSVREFDNSGASVFPGYGVYFPAPGIASKSFTLFADPNDDQRYDLSVCKSTGSECLQQSTIRSAEHIYLLCGNLKTAGGTIENPGTADCSLSSLHVAFRRPDPDANIVGYSETDGDYRTFSDAEIVIISPRGDMKTIVVWTTGQISVE
- a CDS encoding prepilin peptidase is translated as MATVFYLFSFLFGVIIGSFLNVVIYRYNTGASLGGRSMCMSCGKRLSWYELIPVVSFLVQKRKCASCGSAISWQYPVTELLTGALFLLVFCLQYPILNVVDVIDTIFYWIVISLLVVITIYDWKHKIIPDAFVYAFAALSFVALLFHTGIPTGRMLSGPYVLNIFAGPILASPFAFMWLASRGRWMGLGDAKLALGIGWFLGLYSSISAVILAFWMGAFFGITVLFFKGKTFTMKSEIPFGPFLVLGTLLVFFFHIDVLGLSDVFLSR